The Rhodovastum atsumiense genome includes the window CGGCGGGTTGCCTTCGATCCACATGCCGCGCTGGGCCTCGCGCCTCACCCTGACCGTCACCGACGTGCGCGTGCAGCGGCTACACGACATCACCGATGCCGATGCGCTGGCGGAGGGGATAGAGCCAGAGCGTTACTGCCCCGTCAGTGACAGCGCCGGATTGCACGCCTGCGGCTCCGCCGAGCCGACCGATCCAGTTGCTGAGTACCGCGACCTCTGGGACCGCCTGCACGGCGCCGGCGCGTGGGACAGCAACCCCGAGGTCGCCGCGCTGACGTTCACCGTCGAGCGCCAGAACATCGATGCGAGGATCGCGGCATGACCACTACCGAGCACACGGCTCCCGCAGCAGCGGGGGCCAACCCTCTCAAATCCGCCGCTGAGCGGATCGCCCTGGTCCGGGCTGGGCTTGACCGGCTCCGCGCCGAGAACCAGCGCCTCCAGGCGGATGTGGAGCGGCTGACGCGGGAGCGTGACGACTGGTGCAGCGGGACCGCTCTTGCCCTGAAAGCCCAGGAACAGGCCGAGATCGAGCGCGATGCCATGCGTGCCCGCATCGCCATGGCCGAGCGGATGGCAGAGGCGGCGCGGACGGTGATTGCTGCTTTCGATATGGCGTCTGACAACCCGTTGCGGGTCGCCCTCGCGGCGTGGGAGGCGAGCCGTGGTTGAGCGCTCATTGATTGATCGGCGCGAGACCAACATGGGCCTCTGCGGCTACAGCGGGAACACGCGGGGATACAGCTTTTACAATCCCGATACCGGCACCGAGTGGTCACGCGAGCACCCGATTGAATCCGGCCAGTGCGACGATGCGACGGACATTCGTCCGATGCGGTTCAGCACGTGGCGGCGCCAGTTCATGGAGCGACGCGCATGACCACTCCACAAACGAACAAACGCTTCCCGCAGATGCCGGACTTTTGGGCCGGCATCACGGACGATAGCACACAGACGGAGAGAGATGCCGCAAATCAAGCGCTTGATGCGTGGCTGCGCACGGATGCCGGTCGCGAGTTTCTGGCGGCCGATAAGCTGGTGGCGGAGACCGCGAACACGCGGGACATCACATGGCGCGAGGCGATGGAGGCGTGCGGCTATGAGTGACCCCCTTCCCTTAACGACCGAGACCTTCACCGCCCGCGCCGGCAGCAACGGCGAGGCGCTGGTGACGGCCCCGAGCGGGCGCGTGGAGTTCATGGGCCTGTGGCAATTCTTCCGGTTCTGCCTCGCGGCGGCGCGCGCGGGGCACAAGATCGAGGTGCAGAAATGACCCTCCGCGACACGATCGCCCGGGAGGTGCGCATAGTGCTCGGGGAGCATTGCGTCACCCCTGCTGCGACGGATTCCATGACCCTCAACGCTCGCGTCGAATGGCGCAATTCGCTGGCGCGAGAGATCGCCGATGCGGTGCTCGCCGCCTTGGCGCCAGTTCGTGCAGATTCTGCACATACTGCCACCCCGGCGGATTCTGCCGTCATCGCCGAGATCGCAGCCGAACGTCGACGACAGGTCGAGGCGGAAGGCTGGGCGCCGGCGCACGACGATGCGCACCGCCGTGGCGAGTTGGCCGGTGCGGCAGCTTGCTACGTGCTGTACGGCCTGCGTAGCGCCATCGGCGAGGCGACGCTTGCCGACCGTGTGCGCTTCTTGGCTCGCGATCTGTGGCCGTGGGACAGCTCGTGGTGGAAGCCAAAGGACCGCCGGCGCGACATGGTGCGCGCAGCCGCCCTGATTGTCGCCGAAATCGAACGGCTTGACCGGGCCGCCAAGGCGCCGGCGGAGGGTGGGGCCAATGCCTGACCCCATGACCACCGACCGCGCCCGCGAGATCAACGACGCCCTCGTCACCGCCTGGATGGTGCGGGAGCAGATCACGTGCGGTCCCGTGCCGGACCTGTCCGGCATCTCTCTGGCCGACGCCATGGAGGCAACCGAGATCGTCGCCGCGCTGCCCGGCGAGCGGCAGCCGGACGGCAGCACAATTCTGAAGTGCCATATCGAGGAAAAGGCACTCGCGGGGCTGCTGGCGTGGACGCTCATGACGCGCCTGTCGCAGATCAGGGAGGCGGCCCATGGCTGACCAGCAAACGACCGCTCCCGTGGTCGCGAAGAAGTCCTTCAAGGACGGCCACGTTGCGGTCGGCGTCCAATTGCGATGCCGCGGCTTTGGGAACGACAGCGCGAAGATCGACGCCAGCACGGACCTGACCACGGACCAAGCCCGCGCGCTCGCGCGATCGCTGGTCGAACTCGCTGAACAGGCTGAGGCGAAGGTCGCGGCGAAAGCCGCCGCAGATGAGCGGCGCCGGAAGTGCCGGGACCGAGAGGTTGCCGCCGGCCGCATGGTGGTGATCGGAGGGCGATGATGGCGGGTTACCAGCAAGCAACCGACTGGCAGGCCGGCGCCATGGCGATGCAGGAGGCGATCGCTGCGTGGCACGCCGAGCAGGCGCGATGGTTCGGCGCCCCGCGTCCGAACATGTGCATGACCGCCGAGGACCGCGCCCGGTTCGCATGGGCCGCTGCCAGCCACGCCGCGCATGCCGCCCACATCCGCCGGATGCCGCTCCCGGAGGCGCCCCATGCCTGAGCAGCAGGCGCCCCTACTCGCCCCCGGCGCCGGCGATCGCGGCCGGTGCCTGACATGCCGGCACTTCACCCCGATCGACAACGGCTGCGTCCGGAACGGCACGGTCACCGACGCCGCCGGGAATGAGCGGCCCATGATGTATGTCTATCCCGCGATGCGGGCACGGTGCTGGGAGGCCAGGGATGGCCAGTGACAGCAAGATCCACCGCCTCGGGTGGCGGCCGGATCCACTTGCCGAGCTGGTGCGGGAACTCGCCCGAGAGGCCGCGAAGCCCGTCACCGCGAGGGGCGGATGGGGCGCCATGCTCCGCCGGGACCGGGAACTGATGCGGCGCGCTGCGGAGAAACTGTCTCAATGGGGGCGCCGCTCACAGCATCCACAGGGACAAGGTGAGCTACTGAGCGAGATGGCTTACGGGCACGCAAGCGCTGTAGCAGGCCATCACGCTGGCGAGCGTGAATGTGAGCATGTGAGCTTGCTCACATGTGAGCAAGCTGGATAGCCGAGCGGCTAGTGGGAAGGCGGGGAAGAAAGAGTTGTTGACGGTCTGCCCGCCTTCATGCTGTGCATCTGCATCGCGCGCTAGCGCGTTGGAGATGCTGCATGCATGTGATTGTCGTCGCAAGCCAGAAAGGTGGCGTGGGAAAGACCACGCTTGCTGCGCATCTGGCTGTCCATGCTGACCGCAATGGCACGCGCACCGCGCTGATAGACACCGACCCGCAGGGCGGATTGGCGGGCTGGTGGAATGCCCGCGCCGCCGAGACGCCCTCTTTTTTCAGGGTGGACGGGCCTCTCCAATCCGCCCTGGACGGTCTGCAGGCTGCCGGCTTCGGAGCGGTGATCATCGACACCCCGCCGGCCATTACCGCCTCGATCGCCGCCACAATCGCCGTCGCAGACCTGGTGCTCGTGCCGGCAAAACCGAGTCCGCAGGATCTGCGCGCCGTTGGCGCGACGGTTGATTTGGTTCGCGCGGAAGGTCGGCAGATGCTGTTCGTGGTCAACATGTGCATCCAGCGCGCCCGGCTGAACGAAGACGCAAGAGCGGCGCTCAGCGAGCATGGGCCGGTCGCCCCCGGCCTCCTGTTCAACCGGGTGGCCTACGTCAATGCCATGATTGATGGACGGACGGCAGGGGAGGTGGAGCCACGGGGGGAGGCAGCCCGTGAAATCTCCGAGCTATGGGCGTTCCTGGCGGGAGCAATGGCAGGGAGGGAGATGCGTCATGTCGCAGCCGCCGGCTAGGCTGACCGCCGGTCTGGTACCGGTGAAGAAGGGGGAGGCCGCTCCGGTCACGCCACCGCCCACGCCGGCACCCGAAGAGGCTGCGGCAGAGCCCACGGAGGCACAGGCCGCCCCCGCAACCGCGCCAGAACCATCCCCGCCGCCTGCGCCGCGCAGATCGGCTCCAAAGCAGGTTCCATCATCGGCGCCGCAGTTGGTGAGGGAGCCACCGCAGCAGGCCCCTCGCGTCTCAGTGAGCGCCCGGCTGCCTCCGGAGCTGCAGGAATGGATCCGCGTGCGCGCCTTCGTGCGCCGGATGCCGATCCAGAACCTATTGGAAGAGATCGTGGAGTTCTACCGCCAACACCACCCGTAGGTGTGGAGTCTATGGGCGCTTGGCGGCGATCAAGCGGGGAGGAACAGGCGGTTTTGACGGATGGAGCACGAGGCCGGTTTCAGAGGCGCTTACCCGTGCATCAGGGTAGGCGGCCAGGGCGAGTTGCAGGGATTCCAGGAAGTGCGATCGGAAGCGCCGTAGGCGGGTAAATCCACCACCGAATTGCGCATGCAGGGCAGACCAGCTCACCGACACATCACCCTTGAGCGCGTGCAGCCTGTAGGCAAGCCACACATACACGTCGAGCACGAGAGAGCGCGCACCGATTGCTTGCAGCGCCGTTTCGCTGACTGGGACGGGGTGGGAAACCAACGCCTGATAGAATTGCTCGTTGAGCAGAACGCGCTCTTGCCATAGCGCTCCTTGCGGTCCCTCATCGGCCGTCAGCGATATCGCCCCGTCCACGAACCCG containing:
- a CDS encoding ParA family protein, coding for MHVIVVASQKGGVGKTTLAAHLAVHADRNGTRTALIDTDPQGGLAGWWNARAAETPSFFRVDGPLQSALDGLQAAGFGAVIIDTPPAITASIAATIAVADLVLVPAKPSPQDLRAVGATVDLVRAEGRQMLFVVNMCIQRARLNEDARAALSEHGPVAPGLLFNRVAYVNAMIDGRTAGEVEPRGEAAREISELWAFLAGAMAGREMRHVAAAG